Proteins found in one Massilia sp. H6 genomic segment:
- the trxC gene encoding thioredoxin TrxC, with amino-acid sequence MTDPIHVVCPHCDAVNRLAQARLRDAPVCGKCGTALFSGKPFEVDGTRFAKHIARNDLPVLVDFWAAWCGPCKMMAPHFASAAAQLEPSVRLLKVDTEQNQELAARFAIRSLPTIALFRGGSEIARQPGAMDARAIVAWVGTHLSHV; translated from the coding sequence ATGACCGACCCGATCCATGTCGTCTGCCCGCATTGCGATGCCGTCAACCGCCTGGCGCAGGCCAGGCTGCGCGACGCGCCGGTGTGCGGCAAGTGCGGCACGGCGCTGTTCTCGGGCAAGCCGTTCGAGGTCGACGGCACCCGCTTTGCCAAACATATCGCGCGCAACGACCTGCCGGTACTGGTCGACTTCTGGGCCGCCTGGTGCGGGCCATGCAAGATGATGGCGCCACACTTTGCCAGCGCGGCCGCCCAGCTCGAGCCCTCGGTGCGGCTGCTGAAAGTGGACACTGAACAGAACCAGGAGCTGGCGGCGCGCTTTGCGATCCGCAGTCTTCCGACCATCGCGCTGTTTCGTGGCGGCAGCGAGATCGCGCGCCAGCCCGGCGCCATGGATGCCCGCGCCATCGTCGCCTGGGTCGGCACGCATCTATCCCACGTTTAG